In Equus quagga isolate Etosha38 chromosome 14, UCLA_HA_Equagga_1.0, whole genome shotgun sequence, one DNA window encodes the following:
- the PALM3 gene encoding paralemmin-3: protein MALQSQVWSPATPMPMAESSLYRQRLEVIAEKRRLQEEIRSARRELEEEKLRVERLKRKSLRERWLMDGAAEGPERPEDPTSPDPQSPEGQAQAHIQHLEDSLFTLQSQLQLLQSASTGAQHKPSGRPTWRRQGHRPLSQPPVEASPAGCTDLDKRASLPAGLPGTAPESPLEPGDEAVRAAPALRPLPGAAAASSEANGPCSGPSPAPEQEASQGQGVSQGRAGQAKGGGVVEVVWEGLRATEDSATGATGPELEAKVEVMVLEAIADRQEASCPERPSWAKEDRGVVEVVWEGVGGTEGSESEATGVVGRGPESARLQEGGEGVASEEGGGAPLGSPDSDGQGGCGAEEASFIWVERVTLSEEWEELVVERREGGAEGPPGVEGGRGEDTWKAEASQAEGSVGASERKAGAEQERAETSPVGERKGRWESLELEGRGGEEEPGADREGGEEPLSAERKEAEGPLRAERGRGEEPSGGEQKGGEGELEAGEEVKEPLAVERQGSEGSLGAEKERGEEKLGAEEEAEGPLGAEKERGEEKLGAEEEAEGPLGAERKGAGETRGAAGGPLGTERRGSEGSRKEEEPLEAEKAPGVEEGLSLEEQREPGAGGEGQVEEAGAPPAAEEDGPQPLEKQEGSLEEETARPQTPAEGRGPSGDATLLLAETPAPEQPAECQPLLQAEGPTARPAPARTPGPPAPLEAEEASGPKQKTCQCCAVM from the exons ATGGCCCTGCAAAGCCAGGTGTGGTCTCCGGCCACACCCAT gcCCATGGCCGAGAGCTCCCTCTACCGGCAGCGGCTAGAGGTCATCGCC GAGAAGCGGCGGCTGCAGGAGGAGATCCGCTCGGCGCGCCgcgagctggaggaggagaaactCCGCGTGGAGCGGCTCAAG AGGAAGTCTCTCCGGGAGCGTTGGCTAATGGATGGGGCGGCTGAGGGGCCAGAGCGGCCGGAGGACCCCACCTCGCCGGACCCCCAGTCGCCGGAGGGCCAGGCTCAGGCCCATATCCAACACCTGGAAGACAGCTTGTTCAC GCTCCAGTCCCAGCTACAGCTGCTGCAAAGTGCGTCCACAGGTGCCCAGCACAAGCCCTCGGGCAGGCCCACCTGGCGCAGACag GGGCACCGTCCTCTCTCCCAGCCCCCGGTGGAGGCGAGCCCTGCAG GCTGCACTGACCTGGACAAGAGAGCCTCCCTCCCAGCCGGCCTGCCGGGCACAGCCCCAGAGTCCCCCTTGGAGCCTGGAGATGAGGCAGTGAGGGCTGCGCCCGCCCTGAGGCCACTCCCCGGAGCCGCAGCAGCCTCCTCTGAAGCTAATGGGCCCTGCAGCGGCCCCAGCCCCGCTCCAGAGCAGGAGGCGAGTCAGGGGCAGGGGGTGTCCCAGGGCCGGGCAGGCCAGGCCAAAGGAGGGGGCGTGGTGGAGGTGGtgtgggaggggctgagggccaCGGAGGACAGTGCCACGGGGGCCACGGGCCCCGAGCTGGAGGCCAAGGTGGAGGTGATGGTGCTGGAGGCCATCGCGGACAGGCAGGAGGCCAGCTGCCCGGAGCGCCCGTCCTGGGCGAAGGAGGACAGGGGTGTTGTGGAGGTGgtctgggaaggggtggggggcacGGAGGGCAGTGAGTCAGAGGCCACGGGGGTGGTGGGCAGGGGCCCGGAATCTGCCAGgctccaggagggaggagagggagtggcttctgaagagggaggaggggctcccCTGGGCAGCCCTGACAGCGACGGGCAGGGGGGCTGTGGAGCAGAGGAGGCATCCTTCATCTGGGTGGAGAGGGTGACCCTCAGCGAGGAGTGGGAGGAGCTGGTGGTGGAGAGGCGGGAGGGGGGAGCTGAGGGTCCACCGGGGGTGGAGGGGGGGCGAGGGGAGGACACCTGGAAGGCAGAGGCGAGCCAGGCAGAGGGCTCTGTGGGTGCCAGTGAGAGAAAGGCAGGCGCAGAGCAGGAAAGAGCAGAGACGTCTCCAgtgggagagaggaaaggcagaTGGGAGTCCTTGgagctggaggggagaggaggcgaGGAGGAGCCGGGCGCagacagggaaggaggtgaggagcCACTGtcagcagaaagaaaggaagctgaggggcctctgagggcagagaggggaagaggtgaGGAGCCCTCGGGAGGAGAGCagaaaggaggtgagggagagctggaggcaggggaggaggtgaaGGAGCCACTGGCAGTAGAACGACAAGGAAGCGAGGGATCtttgggagcagagaaggaaagaggtgaggaaaagctaggggcagaggaggaggctgaggggccattgggagcagagaaggaaagaggtgaGGAAAAGCTAGGGgcggaggaggaggctgaggggccaTTGGGAGCAGAGCGGAAAGGAGCCGGAGAAACTCGAGGGGCGGCTGGAGGCCCACTGGGGACGGAGCGACGCGGAAGTGAGGGGTCTCGGAAGGAAGAGGAGCCACTGGAGGCAGAGAAGGCGCCAGGGGTCGAGGAGGGTCTGAGTCtagaagagcagagagagcccGGGGCAGGAGGGGAAGGCCAGGTGGAGGAGGCGGGCGCTCCCCCGGCGGCTGAGGAGGACGGCCCACAGCCCCTGGAGAAGCAGGAGGGCTCCTTGGAGGAGGAAACCGCAAGGCCCCAAACACCTGCGGAGGGCCGGGGACCCTCCGGGGACGCCACCCTGCTCCTGGCAGAGACCCCGGCTCCGGAGCAGCCCGCCGAGTGCCAGCCCCTGCTTCAGGCGGAAGGGCCCACCGCCCGCCCTGCGCCGGCCCGCACACCCGGGCCGCCTGCCCCTCTGGAGGCCGAAGAGGCAAGCGGCCCGAAGCAGAAGACGTGCCAGTGCTGTGCAGTCATGTGA